One genomic window of Boudabousia tangfeifanii includes the following:
- a CDS encoding DUF3052 domain-containing protein, with protein sequence MSGDEIRTNFAFGAGAVVQEFYFDDDCDQAIRTAIEAETKEELVDEDYSDMVDGAIIWWRAEDGEVEDLTDLLVDAASNLDGSGTLWVLTPKAGDEQHVPPFEVNEAAKVAGLNATTATALGKRWAGTRLTSRGRA encoded by the coding sequence GTGTCAGGCGACGAGATTCGCACCAATTTCGCATTCGGTGCGGGTGCAGTAGTGCAAGAGTTCTATTTTGATGACGATTGTGATCAGGCGATTCGAACTGCGATTGAAGCGGAAACCAAAGAAGAACTAGTCGATGAAGATTATTCCGATATGGTTGACGGGGCAATCATTTGGTGGCGTGCCGAGGATGGAGAGGTAGAAGATCTTACCGACCTTTTGGTTGATGCAGCTTCCAATCTTGACGGTTCGGGTACTCTTTGGGTACTCACTCCCAAGGCCGGTGATGAGCAACACGTTCCACCATTTGAAGTGAATGAAGCCGCAAAAGTGGCAGGGTTAAACGCTACTACCGCTACTGCTCTTGGGAAACGTTGGGCTGGTACACGGTTGACCTCTCGAGGTCGCGCTTAG
- the aceE gene encoding pyruvate dehydrogenase (acetyl-transferring), homodimeric type, with protein sequence MSELNETSPLINGLLSQVPDIDPEETKEWVESLDGLIDEKGGPRARYILLSMLREARLKNVSVPQSLTTPYVNTIGVHQEPYFPGDEATEREYRRWIRWNAAVMVTRAQRPGVKVGGHISSYASVATLYEVGFNHFFRGKNHPGGGDHVFFQGHCSPGNYARAFLEGRLTEDDLDGFRQEVSHDHGIPSYPHPRQMPEFWEYPTVSMGLGPAEAIYQAWFDKYLHMRGIKDTSQQHTWAFLGDGEMDEPESRGMLQLAAQQGLDNLTFVINCNLQRLDGPVRGNGKIMQELEAFFRGAGWNVIKVVWGREWDVLLNADKDRALVNLMTETLDGDFQSFRANDGAFIREHFFNRDPRTKAMVKDWTDDQIWALKRGGHDYRKVYSAYKAAMEHTGQPTVILAHTVKGYSLGTNFAGRNSTHQMKKLALDDLKALRDRLQIPFTDEQLEENPYMPPYYKPEPNHPAYQYMLERREALGGFLPSRPRQHGELPMPNPKVFETFKKGSGKQEVATTMAFVKMLKDIIRDKEMGNRIVPIIPDEARTFGLDAIFPSAKIFNTHGQNYTPVDASMMLSYRESQQGQILHTGINEAGSAAAFQVAGTSYATHGEPMIPVYIFYSMFGFQRTADQFWAAGDQLCRGFIIGATAGRTTLAGEGTQHMDGHSPLIAGTNTAVVQYDPAYAYEIAYIVKDGLERMYGPVKDRDPNVMYYLTVYNEPMHQPAEPENVDIEGIIKGIHQVAPADGNGPQVNLLASGVGVPWAVKAKELLAKDWGVNASVWSVTSWNELRRDGMACDKHNLLHPEEAPEVPYLTKKLSEVDGPFVATSDYDHLVQDQIRKWVPGEYLVLGADGFGFSDTRPAARRHFFIDAESMVVGALSQLAASGQVDKTVVKQAIDKYDLFNVNAGTSGSDAGEN encoded by the coding sequence GTGAGCGAACTCAACGAGACCAGCCCCCTGATTAACGGACTACTCAGCCAGGTTCCGGATATCGATCCGGAAGAAACTAAAGAATGGGTTGAGTCCCTAGACGGTTTGATTGATGAAAAGGGTGGACCGCGTGCGCGCTACATCCTTTTGTCGATGCTTCGTGAAGCACGTCTAAAGAACGTTTCAGTCCCACAATCACTTACCACCCCATACGTCAACACCATTGGGGTGCATCAAGAACCTTATTTCCCCGGCGACGAAGCAACTGAACGCGAATACCGTCGTTGGATTCGTTGGAACGCCGCAGTAATGGTAACCCGCGCTCAGCGCCCGGGTGTCAAGGTCGGTGGCCACATTTCGTCATACGCCTCGGTAGCAACTTTGTACGAAGTTGGCTTCAACCACTTCTTCCGTGGCAAGAACCATCCAGGTGGCGGCGACCATGTCTTCTTCCAGGGTCACTGCTCCCCCGGTAACTACGCTCGTGCGTTCCTCGAAGGTCGCTTGACCGAGGACGATCTCGATGGTTTCCGCCAAGAAGTAAGCCACGACCACGGCATTCCTTCCTACCCACACCCGCGTCAGATGCCAGAGTTCTGGGAATACCCAACCGTTTCTATGGGTCTAGGGCCAGCAGAAGCCATTTACCAGGCATGGTTCGATAAGTACTTGCACATGCGCGGCATCAAAGACACCTCCCAGCAGCACACTTGGGCTTTCTTGGGCGACGGTGAAATGGACGAGCCAGAATCGCGTGGTATGTTGCAGCTAGCTGCTCAGCAAGGGCTGGACAACCTTACCTTCGTGATTAACTGTAACTTGCAGCGTCTCGATGGCCCAGTTCGTGGTAACGGCAAGATCATGCAAGAACTTGAAGCGTTCTTCCGTGGTGCTGGCTGGAACGTCATCAAGGTCGTTTGGGGTCGTGAATGGGACGTTCTATTGAATGCCGATAAGGATCGCGCCCTCGTTAACTTGATGACCGAAACCCTTGACGGTGACTTCCAGTCCTTCCGCGCTAACGATGGTGCCTTCATCCGTGAGCACTTCTTCAACCGCGATCCTCGCACCAAGGCAATGGTCAAGGATTGGACGGATGACCAGATTTGGGCTCTGAAGCGTGGTGGCCACGATTACCGCAAGGTCTACTCGGCATACAAGGCTGCCATGGAACACACCGGTCAGCCGACTGTTATTTTGGCTCATACGGTTAAGGGTTACTCTTTGGGTACTAACTTCGCTGGCCGTAACTCAACTCACCAGATGAAGAAGCTGGCACTCGATGACCTCAAGGCATTGCGTGACCGTCTACAGATTCCTTTCACTGACGAACAGTTGGAAGAGAATCCATACATGCCTCCTTACTACAAGCCAGAGCCAAATCACCCGGCATACCAGTACATGCTTGAACGTCGTGAAGCACTAGGTGGCTTCCTACCTTCGCGTCCACGTCAGCATGGCGAACTTCCAATGCCTAACCCAAAGGTCTTTGAGACTTTCAAGAAGGGTTCAGGTAAGCAAGAAGTCGCTACCACCATGGCTTTCGTGAAGATGCTTAAGGACATTATCCGTGACAAAGAAATGGGTAACCGCATCGTTCCGATCATTCCGGACGAAGCTCGTACCTTCGGCCTCGATGCGATCTTCCCATCGGCTAAGATCTTCAACACTCATGGTCAGAACTACACTCCAGTAGATGCTTCCATGATGTTGTCTTACCGCGAATCACAACAGGGACAGATCCTCCACACCGGCATTAACGAAGCTGGTTCGGCTGCTGCTTTCCAGGTTGCTGGTACTTCCTACGCGACTCACGGCGAACCGATGATTCCGGTTTACATCTTCTACTCGATGTTCGGTTTCCAGCGTACGGCAGATCAGTTCTGGGCTGCCGGCGACCAGCTCTGCCGCGGCTTTATCATTGGTGCTACCGCTGGCCGTACCACCCTAGCTGGTGAAGGTACCCAGCACATGGATGGCCACTCGCCACTCATTGCCGGTACCAACACTGCCGTCGTGCAGTACGACCCAGCTTACGCCTACGAAATCGCTTACATTGTTAAGGATGGTTTGGAGCGTATGTACGGTCCGGTTAAGGATCGCGATCCGAACGTCATGTACTACTTGACGGTTTACAACGAGCCAATGCACCAGCCAGCAGAGCCCGAGAATGTAGACATTGAAGGCATCATCAAGGGTATCCACCAGGTGGCACCTGCTGATGGTAATGGCCCTCAGGTTAACTTGCTCGCCTCTGGTGTCGGTGTTCCGTGGGCGGTTAAGGCGAAGGAACTACTCGCTAAGGATTGGGGCGTTAATGCTTCGGTTTGGTCGGTCACCTCGTGGAACGAACTGCGTCGTGACGGCATGGCTTGCGATAAGCACAACCTCCTCCACCCAGAAGAAGCTCCAGAAGTTCCTTACTTGACTAAGAAGCTTTCTGAAGTTGACGGCCCATTCGTGGCCACCTCAGATTACGATCACTTGGTACAAGATCAGATCCGCAAGTGGGTTCCAGGTGAATACTTGGTACTCGGTGCTGATGGCTTTGGCTTCTCGGACACCCGTCCTGCCGCTCGTCGCCACTTCTTCATCGATGCTGAATCGATGGTTGTTGGTGCTCTTAGCCAGTTGGCTGCTTCCGGCCAGGTTGACAAGACCGTGGTCAAGCAAGCAATCGACAAGTACGATCTCTTCAATGTTAACGCTGGAACCTCAGGTTCTGACGCTGGCGAGAACTGA
- the aspA gene encoding aspartate ammonia-lyase, producing the protein MTATRLEHDLLGAREVPADVYWGIHTLRAMENYQISGRTMNQYPEMIRAMVKVKKACALANGDLGTMRKWRVKAIVKACDAILDKGLCMDQFPIDQFQGGAGTSVNMNTNEVIANLALEMMGRPRGDYQVLDPNDHLNRSQSTNDTFPTGLCLAFYEQVQAFRVELARLVQAFADKGLEFRDVLKMGRTQLQDAVPMTLGQEMAAFAVNLAEEDARLENNANLLLETNLGATAIGTGLNTPPGYRERVVERLREVTDSPIVGASNLIEATQDTGAYVSMHGTLKRTATKLAKICNDLRLLSSGPRAGLAEIKLPQRAAGSSIMPAKVNPVIPEVVNQVCFKVFGNDVTVTMAAQAGQLQLNVMEPVIMEALHESLVLLTNGCRTLREFCVEGLEANREACHDYVMNSIGIITYFNDIIGHANGDAIGKEAAATGAQVRDLVIAKGLLTEEEVDEILSPDNLATPAYHGILEENFDENEPVPEEFAPILPIPNYDEM; encoded by the coding sequence ATGACAGCCACTCGTTTAGAACATGACCTGCTTGGGGCGCGCGAAGTACCCGCTGATGTGTACTGGGGAATCCATACCCTAAGAGCTATGGAAAACTACCAGATCTCGGGCAGGACCATGAATCAATACCCGGAAATGATCCGGGCCATGGTAAAAGTTAAGAAAGCTTGCGCCCTTGCTAATGGCGACCTTGGTACCATGCGAAAGTGGCGTGTGAAGGCAATCGTTAAAGCATGCGATGCTATCTTGGACAAGGGCCTGTGTATGGATCAGTTCCCGATCGATCAGTTCCAAGGTGGCGCAGGAACCTCGGTGAATATGAACACCAATGAGGTTATTGCCAATCTTGCTCTGGAAATGATGGGGCGTCCACGCGGTGATTATCAAGTCCTAGATCCTAATGATCACCTCAACCGCTCGCAATCAACTAATGACACATTTCCGACGGGGCTTTGCCTAGCCTTTTACGAACAAGTGCAAGCTTTCCGAGTGGAACTAGCGCGGCTCGTTCAGGCATTTGCTGACAAAGGTCTCGAGTTCCGGGATGTTCTAAAGATGGGACGTACCCAGTTGCAGGATGCCGTGCCTATGACTCTGGGACAAGAAATGGCTGCCTTCGCTGTGAACTTAGCAGAAGAAGACGCACGTTTGGAAAATAATGCCAATCTATTGTTGGAAACCAATCTAGGTGCCACTGCTATCGGTACCGGACTAAATACCCCTCCTGGGTATCGAGAGAGGGTAGTGGAACGTCTGCGTGAAGTTACAGATTCTCCGATCGTTGGTGCCTCGAATTTGATCGAAGCGACCCAAGACACTGGGGCTTATGTTTCCATGCATGGTACTTTGAAACGCACGGCTACTAAGCTCGCTAAGATTTGTAATGATTTGCGACTACTTTCTTCCGGTCCACGCGCCGGCCTCGCAGAAATCAAACTACCACAGCGAGCCGCAGGCTCTTCGATCATGCCGGCAAAGGTAAATCCGGTAATTCCTGAAGTTGTGAACCAAGTCTGTTTTAAGGTTTTTGGAAACGACGTGACGGTGACCATGGCCGCACAAGCAGGACAGCTACAGTTGAACGTCATGGAGCCAGTCATCATGGAAGCTTTGCACGAATCACTAGTACTGCTCACTAACGGTTGCCGAACACTACGTGAGTTCTGTGTGGAAGGTTTGGAAGCGAACCGGGAAGCTTGCCACGATTACGTGATGAACTCTATCGGCATTATTACCTATTTCAATGACATCATTGGTCACGCTAATGGTGATGCGATTGGTAAGGAAGCAGCAGCAACTGGGGCACAAGTTAGAGACCTAGTAATTGCTAAGGGACTCTTGACTGAAGAAGAAGTTGATGAAATCCTCAGCCCAGACAATCTAGCTACGCCGGCGTACCACGGCATCCTGGAAGAAAACTTCGATGAGAATGAACCAGTGCCAGAAGAGTTCGCACCTATTCTTCCGATTCCAAACTACGATGAAATGTAG
- a CDS encoding acyl carrier protein: MAGLEELAALKAALEAEADPMSQDEDTPDDPIEGGLTAESQAEQVATTESQKEEVVRILLPHLAIAPEEMTPALSLTQAGLGKIARWTVATAIEQELKITLPDSEILNWKTLEDIFASIENPQI, from the coding sequence ATGGCTGGATTAGAAGAACTTGCCGCGTTAAAGGCTGCCCTAGAGGCCGAAGCAGACCCGATGTCGCAAGATGAGGATACGCCAGATGATCCTATCGAGGGCGGGTTAACGGCAGAATCTCAAGCGGAGCAAGTAGCAACCACTGAGTCCCAAAAAGAGGAAGTAGTCAGGATCCTCTTACCTCATTTGGCGATAGCGCCCGAGGAAATGACTCCTGCGCTTTCTTTAACTCAAGCTGGACTGGGCAAGATTGCACGTTGGACAGTAGCTACTGCTATCGAACAAGAACTAAAGATTACTTTGCCAGACAGTGAAATTTTGAACTGGAAAACTCTAGAAGATATCTTCGCTTCGATAGAAAACCCACAGATTTAA
- a CDS encoding DUF3145 domain-containing protein has translation MKGSLTRGVLFVHTSPRALCPHIEWAATDVLGYPVKLVWTAQPAAPDFVRCEVAWTGPIGTGAKLTSALRGWDHLRFEVTEEATASTDGSRWSHTPELGIFHAQMDTCGNTVVPEDRIRQAMFESKNDQEFRSRLSLALGTAWDEELEPFRYAGDGVPVRWLHRVG, from the coding sequence ATGAAAGGTTCGTTGACCCGCGGTGTACTTTTCGTGCACACTTCGCCAAGGGCGTTATGCCCACATATTGAATGGGCCGCAACTGATGTTTTGGGTTATCCGGTAAAACTTGTCTGGACCGCGCAACCAGCAGCCCCTGATTTTGTTCGATGTGAGGTGGCTTGGACTGGACCGATTGGCACGGGCGCAAAACTCACCTCCGCTTTGAGAGGATGGGATCATCTGCGCTTCGAAGTAACTGAAGAAGCTACTGCTTCGACCGATGGTTCACGTTGGTCCCATACCCCCGAACTTGGTATTTTCCATGCACAAATGGACACATGCGGGAACACCGTAGTGCCTGAAGATCGAATTCGTCAAGCAATGTTCGAAAGTAAAAACGATCAAGAATTCCGTTCCCGTCTTTCACTAGCACTTGGAACTGCTTGGGATGAGGAACTAGAACCATTCCGCTACGCCGGTGACGGGGTACCAGTTCGATGGCTACATAGAGTAGGCTAA
- a CDS encoding formate--tetrahydrofolate ligase: MLSDIEIARQCKMREIDEVAKDLSLAATEVEPYGRYKAKVNVGKLSQERQGKVVLVTAVSPTPAGEGKTTTSVGLADALALRGKKAMLCLREPSMGPVFGMKGGAAGGGYAQVVPMEDINLNFTGDFAAIALAHNLLAAMIDNHLHHGNELRLDARQIWWKRVVDMNDRALRQISVGLGGPLNGFVREDGFDIVAASEIMAIVCLASDLADLRSRLGKIVVGLDLDKNPVTCEQIGAAGAMAVILKDVLGPNLVQTLEGNPAFVHGGPFANIAHGCSTLTATHAAQKLADIVVTEAGFGADLGAEKFFDIKCRAGQIQPTAVVCVATIRSIKYNAGVARPDLDQPNIEAVQAGAVNLLRHVENLQEVFGQQVLVALNRFAADTDEEIAALRELVPVPVVVSTHFANGGEGALELADAVLEMLEAPTPELRHAYELTDSYEQKALDLAKRVYRASEVTWSPGAKRRLGIIAAAGYENLPICVAKNQYSFSADPKALGAPSGHTLHIREVRLSAGAGFIVLVAGDMMTMPGLPKQPAALGMEVDADGNIIGLS; encoded by the coding sequence ATGCTCAGTGACATTGAAATTGCCCGCCAATGCAAAATGCGTGAAATTGACGAAGTAGCGAAGGATTTGTCACTAGCTGCTACCGAAGTAGAACCCTATGGTCGCTATAAGGCGAAAGTGAATGTAGGTAAGCTCTCCCAGGAGCGTCAAGGCAAAGTGGTTCTAGTTACCGCTGTTTCTCCGACTCCTGCTGGTGAAGGAAAGACCACGACTTCAGTCGGTCTGGCTGATGCGCTAGCTTTACGTGGGAAGAAAGCCATGCTCTGCCTACGCGAACCCTCGATGGGGCCTGTATTTGGAATGAAGGGCGGGGCGGCCGGCGGCGGCTATGCGCAAGTCGTTCCGATGGAAGACATTAACCTCAATTTTACCGGCGATTTTGCGGCCATTGCGTTAGCCCACAATCTGCTTGCTGCCATGATCGATAACCACCTTCATCATGGAAATGAGCTACGCCTAGATGCTCGACAGATTTGGTGGAAACGTGTAGTTGATATGAACGACCGCGCTCTACGCCAAATCTCTGTCGGTCTTGGCGGGCCGTTAAATGGCTTTGTTCGCGAGGACGGATTCGACATCGTAGCCGCTTCAGAAATTATGGCGATTGTTTGTCTAGCATCTGATTTGGCTGATTTACGTTCCCGCTTAGGAAAGATCGTCGTTGGTCTCGACCTTGATAAGAATCCTGTAACTTGTGAACAGATTGGTGCTGCGGGCGCTATGGCCGTGATTCTCAAGGACGTCCTCGGTCCAAATCTAGTACAAACCTTGGAAGGCAACCCAGCTTTTGTTCATGGTGGACCTTTTGCCAATATCGCTCACGGGTGCTCCACGCTAACCGCTACCCACGCCGCCCAGAAACTTGCGGATATCGTGGTTACCGAGGCTGGTTTTGGAGCTGACTTAGGTGCAGAAAAGTTCTTTGATATTAAGTGTCGTGCCGGTCAGATTCAGCCGACTGCAGTAGTTTGCGTCGCAACCATTCGCTCCATTAAATACAACGCGGGAGTGGCCCGCCCCGACCTTGATCAGCCAAATATTGAAGCAGTTCAAGCTGGGGCAGTAAACCTCTTGCGTCACGTTGAGAATCTCCAGGAAGTTTTTGGACAGCAAGTTTTGGTGGCATTAAATCGCTTCGCGGCGGATACCGACGAAGAAATCGCTGCCTTACGCGAACTTGTACCAGTCCCTGTCGTCGTTTCAACTCACTTTGCAAATGGGGGAGAGGGCGCTTTGGAACTCGCAGACGCAGTACTCGAAATGCTAGAGGCGCCAACTCCAGAACTACGACACGCCTATGAACTCACTGACAGTTACGAGCAAAAAGCCTTGGATCTAGCTAAACGGGTCTATCGCGCGAGTGAAGTTACTTGGTCCCCCGGAGCGAAACGTCGACTGGGAATTATCGCAGCTGCAGGCTATGAAAACTTGCCAATCTGTGTGGCCAAGAATCAATACTCTTTCTCCGCAGATCCGAAAGCCTTGGGGGCTCCCAGCGGCCATACCCTTCACATTCGGGAAGTACGTTTGAGTGCAGGTGCCGGTTTTATTGTCCTGGTCGCTGGCGACATGATGACCATGCCAGGCTTGCCAAAGCAACCAGCTGCGTTGGGCATGGAAGTCGATGCAGATGGCAATATTATTGGTCTTTCCTAA
- a CDS encoding peptide deformylase has protein sequence MAIREIRVVGDPVLRTPCDPITDTKSAAVRTLVEDLLEGVDMEGRAGLAANQIGVSLRAFSWNIDGEIGYVLNPKIDALDFDEYQDGDEGCLSVPNLWFPTKRAWYARVTGIDLDGKPVVVEGEELMARCLQHECDHLEGMLYLDRLDRATRGKAMREVRKLMD, from the coding sequence ATGGCTATTCGTGAGATCCGGGTAGTTGGAGACCCAGTACTGCGAACTCCTTGCGATCCGATCACCGACACTAAATCGGCGGCAGTGCGCACCTTGGTGGAAGATTTGCTCGAGGGCGTAGACATGGAAGGCCGAGCGGGCCTCGCAGCAAACCAGATTGGTGTGTCTCTACGAGCATTCTCCTGGAATATCGATGGCGAAATTGGCTATGTGCTCAATCCCAAGATCGATGCGCTAGATTTTGACGAATACCAGGACGGGGATGAAGGCTGCTTGTCGGTACCTAACCTCTGGTTCCCCACCAAGCGTGCCTGGTATGCGCGAGTTACTGGGATCGACCTCGATGGCAAGCCTGTGGTGGTCGAAGGGGAAGAACTTATGGCTCGTTGTCTACAGCATGAGTGCGACCACCTAGAGGGTATGCTCTACCTTGATCGACTTGATCGTGCTACTCGTGGCAAAGCTATGCGTGAAGTACGCAAGCTAATGGACTGA
- a CDS encoding proline--tRNA ligase yields MLSNMSSFFVRTLREDPADAEVNSHKLLVRAGYIRRVAPGVYSWLPLGLRVLRQVEQVVREEMNAAGAQEVLFPGLLPREPYEATNRWNEYGPNLFRLADRRGNDYLLAPTHEEMFTLLVKDLYSSYKDLPLTLYQIQTKYRDEARPRAGLIRGREFVMKDAYSFDLTDEGLDESYNAQRRAYQRIFARLGLEVVICAATSGAMGGSRSEEFLHPCEIGEDTFVRSAGGYAANAEAVTTVAPPEQDYSQIPAAHVHKTPGAKTIADLVDLANRDFPRSDRPWEAADTLKHVMVTLVHPDGRREVVGIALPGDREVDLKRVEAAFAPAEVEVSTPEDLAKHPELVAGYIGPQVLGPQSPARAGQPDDAEELAGVRYFLDPRVVTGTAWIAGANEADLHVVNLVKGRDFEADGVIEAAEIKPGDQAPDGSGPLEIARGIEVGHIFQLGRKYAKALGLTVLDENGKSQVVTMGSYGIGVSRVMAALAEQNCDEQGLKWPLSLAPFQVHVLATGKGEEIFETAQNLAKDLAKDFEVLYDDRLKVSAGVKFADSELLGMPFVLVVGRGLKDGKVELRNRRTGEKEELPVEQAAEAVREAIAKAKEEN; encoded by the coding sequence GTGTTAAGTAATATGTCATCTTTCTTCGTGCGAACCTTGCGCGAAGATCCTGCTGATGCCGAAGTAAATAGCCACAAGCTTTTGGTTCGAGCTGGTTATATTCGCCGAGTTGCCCCTGGGGTTTACTCTTGGTTGCCCTTGGGCCTGCGCGTTCTGCGTCAGGTTGAGCAGGTAGTGCGCGAAGAAATGAATGCTGCTGGTGCTCAGGAAGTTTTGTTCCCTGGGTTGCTACCTCGCGAGCCATACGAAGCAACTAATCGCTGGAATGAATACGGGCCGAACTTGTTCCGTCTGGCCGATCGTCGTGGTAATGACTATCTGTTGGCGCCAACCCACGAAGAAATGTTCACCTTGTTGGTGAAGGATTTGTACTCTTCGTACAAGGATTTGCCACTTACTTTGTATCAAATCCAGACTAAGTATCGTGACGAAGCTCGTCCTCGTGCTGGCTTGATTCGCGGCCGCGAATTCGTGATGAAAGATGCCTATTCGTTCGATTTGACTGATGAAGGCTTGGACGAGTCCTACAATGCGCAGCGTCGTGCTTACCAGCGCATTTTTGCGCGTCTTGGCTTGGAAGTAGTAATTTGTGCCGCTACTTCGGGCGCTATGGGTGGTAGCCGTTCGGAAGAGTTCCTTCACCCGTGTGAGATCGGTGAAGACACCTTCGTTCGTTCTGCAGGTGGCTATGCCGCAAATGCCGAGGCCGTGACTACCGTGGCTCCACCGGAGCAGGATTATTCTCAGATTCCTGCTGCTCATGTGCATAAGACTCCGGGAGCTAAGACAATCGCTGATTTGGTTGATCTAGCTAATCGTGATTTCCCACGTTCAGACCGTCCTTGGGAAGCGGCAGATACGCTCAAGCATGTCATGGTGACCTTGGTTCATCCTGATGGTCGTCGCGAAGTGGTCGGTATTGCTTTGCCTGGCGATCGTGAAGTTGACTTGAAGCGAGTTGAAGCTGCATTTGCCCCAGCTGAAGTCGAAGTTTCCACCCCAGAAGATTTGGCAAAGCACCCAGAATTAGTGGCCGGTTACATTGGCCCTCAGGTGTTAGGTCCGCAGTCCCCAGCTCGTGCAGGACAGCCAGATGATGCGGAAGAACTTGCCGGAGTTCGTTATTTCCTTGATCCTCGTGTGGTTACTGGTACCGCTTGGATTGCAGGGGCCAATGAAGCTGATCTGCACGTAGTTAACTTGGTTAAGGGCCGCGATTTCGAAGCTGACGGGGTAATCGAAGCAGCTGAAATCAAACCTGGCGATCAGGCTCCTGACGGTTCTGGTCCGCTTGAAATTGCTCGCGGTATCGAGGTCGGCCATATTTTCCAGTTGGGTCGGAAGTACGCTAAGGCACTTGGCCTGACTGTGCTGGATGAAAATGGTAAATCGCAGGTTGTAACCATGGGTTCCTACGGGATCGGCGTCTCCCGCGTAATGGCGGCCTTGGCAGAACAAAACTGCGATGAGCAAGGTCTAAAGTGGCCGCTTTCCTTGGCTCCGTTCCAAGTTCACGTTTTGGCAACTGGTAAGGGCGAAGAAATTTTCGAAACCGCTCAGAACCTTGCTAAGGATTTGGCTAAAGACTTCGAAGTACTCTATGACGACCGTTTGAAGGTTTCGGCCGGCGTGAAGTTTGCTGATTCCGAACTACTGGGTATGCCATTTGTTTTGGTTGTTGGTCGTGGACTAAAGGACGGTAAGGTAGAACTGCGTAACCGTCGTACTGGCGAGAAGGAAGAGCTACCAGTTGAACAAGCCGCTGAAGCGGTTCGTGAGGCTATCGCCAAGGCTAAGGAGGAAAACTGA
- the ispG gene encoding flavodoxin-dependent (E)-4-hydroxy-3-methylbut-2-enyl-diphosphate synthase, with product MSSEVSLGIPTVKKPRELIRPRKKTRQIKVGSVLVGGDAPVSVQSMTTTKTHEIGPTLQQIAELTAAGCDIVRVACPRQEDADALSVIAKQSNIPVIADIHFQPKYVFAAIKGGCAAVRVNPGNIRKFDDQVKDICQAASDYGCSLRIGVNAGSLDPRLLKKYGKATPEALVESAVWEASLFEEHGFHDFKISVKHHDPVTMVRAYELLSEQGDWPLHLGVTEAGPAFQGTIKSATAFGALLSRGIGDTIRVSLSAPPVEEVKVGIEILQSLGLRERTLEIVSCPSCGRAQVDVYKLAEDVTEGLKDLKVPLRVAVMGCVVNGPGEAREADLGCASGNGKGQIFIKGEVVATVPEDQIVPTLIEKANELAEKMGLEAGSGEVEVLA from the coding sequence TTGAGTAGTGAAGTTTCTTTGGGGATCCCAACGGTAAAAAAGCCACGGGAGTTAATCCGTCCTCGGAAAAAGACTCGCCAGATTAAGGTGGGGAGTGTCCTAGTTGGGGGAGATGCCCCAGTTTCAGTGCAGTCTATGACGACCACCAAAACCCACGAAATCGGTCCAACTTTGCAACAGATTGCTGAACTTACTGCTGCTGGCTGCGATATTGTCCGTGTGGCGTGTCCGCGACAAGAAGACGCAGACGCCTTGTCGGTGATTGCTAAGCAGTCAAATATTCCCGTGATTGCTGACATCCATTTCCAGCCTAAATACGTCTTCGCTGCGATCAAGGGTGGTTGTGCAGCAGTACGAGTTAACCCAGGCAATATTCGTAAATTCGATGATCAGGTGAAAGATATTTGCCAAGCTGCCAGCGACTACGGTTGCTCTCTTCGCATTGGCGTCAATGCTGGTTCACTCGACCCACGTTTGTTGAAGAAATACGGCAAAGCTACCCCAGAAGCTCTAGTCGAGTCTGCTGTCTGGGAAGCCTCCTTGTTCGAAGAACATGGGTTCCATGATTTTAAGATTTCGGTAAAACACCATGATCCAGTGACGATGGTCCGTGCCTATGAGCTACTTTCGGAGCAGGGCGATTGGCCATTGCACTTAGGGGTGACCGAAGCTGGTCCCGCTTTCCAAGGCACCATCAAGTCGGCAACCGCATTTGGCGCCTTGCTGTCACGAGGCATTGGGGACACGATTCGGGTTTCGCTTTCGGCACCGCCGGTGGAGGAAGTCAAAGTCGGGATCGAAATCCTGCAGTCTTTGGGTTTGCGTGAGCGCACTTTGGAAATCGTTTCCTGCCCATCATGCGGTCGTGCCCAGGTTGACGTTTATAAGTTGGCTGAGGACGTTACCGAAGGTTTGAAGGATTTGAAAGTGCCCTTGCGCGTGGCGGTAATGGGCTGTGTGGTTAATGGTCCGGGCGAGGCCCGTGAAGCCGACCTCGGTTGTGCTTCTGGTAATGGTAAGGGACAGATCTTTATTAAGGGCGAGGTCGTGGCCACTGTCCCCGAAGACCAGATCGTACCTACACTAATTGAAAAGGCAAATGAACTAGCTGAAAAGATGGGCTTGGAAGCTGGTTCGGGTGAAGTTGAAGTTTTAGCTTAA